In Chryseobacterium sp. C-71, the genomic window CTCCGCCATGACGCTTGATGATTTCTGCAGAAATATACAAACCCAATCCCAGGCCAGAGTAGGTTTTACCTTTATGGTTGGCTCTGTAGTATCTGTCAAACAATAAGGGCTGAATTTCGGGGTCGATACCGTCGCCATGATCCTTTACTGTTATTTTTACACAGTCTTCCAGTTGATTTACAATAAGATGAATCTCTTTTGATAGAGGCGCATATTTTACAGCGTTATTTACAAAATTCACGACCACTTGGTCAATTCGCTGCTCGTCTGCGAAAATAGTTGCATCAAGGTCACCTTTTACAATTAAATGATGTTTTCCGGTAATTCTAATGTCGTCACAACACGTTCCGAGCATTTCTGAAACGGTAAATACTTCTTTTGTCAGTTCTAGATTACCACCACTCAACCGTTTGATATTTAATAAATCATCTACAAGAGTGCTTAGTTTATCTAAACTCCTTGATGACTGATCGATTAATTTAGGAACCATCTCATGAGTAGGCTTATCTTTTAGTCTCATAAGAAGCTGGATGCTTGCTTTTAAACTTGTAATAGGTGTTTTGAGTTCGTGGCTTGCAATAGAAAGGAAGTCGTCTTTTTGAGCTTCATAATTCTTTCTTTTTGTAATATCAACGGTTACGCCAATCATATTGGTGGCAGTCCCAGTTTCATCAAAGCTTAAAATACCGGATGCGTTGATCCAGTGTAGTGATTCATCTGGCCATCTAACCAGATATTCTGCATTAAAGGGTGAATGATTTTCTATCGACTGATTTATTTTTTCTTTCAGATTATCTCGATATTCGGGAAGAATAATTTGCATCAGATTATCAAAATCAAATGTATAATCACTAGGCAAACCATAATTTGCTTTGCATTGAGATGAAGAATTTATTTTTCCAGTGATTAAATCTAAATTATAAGAACCCAGCTGACCTGCATACAAAGCAATTTCAAGCTGCTGATTAAGTTCTTCTAGTTCATATTTTTTATTGATACGCTCTGTCACTTCATTAGCGATGACAATGATAGCAACAGTTTTATCATCTTCATCTTTCAAAGGTTCATAGATGAAATCAAAATAGCATTCCTTTAAAACTCCGTCAGATTCTAATTTTACGGGTGCTGTGTCACCGATATAGGAGTTACCAGAAGTGAAAACATCTGCAAGAATATCCAGATAGGGTTGTTCTTTCAGTTTAGGTAAAGCCTCTGCCAACGGTTGACCGATTATTTTCTGGTCTTTACCCCAAATTTTGAGAATCATATCATTGGCAACCTCAATTTTAAGTTCACTTCCTGCTAAAATCCCAAAAGCCACAGGTGCTTTACTGATGAATGATTTCAGACGAAGTTCACTGGTCTGAAGATTCTTATTAAGCTGAACAGTAAGATCATATGATTTGCTTACGTTTTCATTGGCGGTGTTCAGTTCTTCATTGGTGGCTTCCATTTCTTCGTTGATGGCAGCGAGTTCTTCAACGGCTGATTCCAGATCAAGCTGAATACTGTTGAGTCTGAGATTTGATTTTTGTAACTCATCAATTGTATCTAAGGATGATCTTCTAAGCTCAATCTGATCCATTGCAACTTTGGCAAGATCTTCGAGAATCTTTCTGTCTGCCAGACTAAATTCTCTTGTTTTCTGATCAATAACACAAAGGGTTCCTATCAAAAATCCGTCATGGGTAATCAGCGGAGCGCCTGCATAAAATCTTAAACCAAAATCTCCTATAACGTTCGGGTTTGCCATGAGGCAAGGTTCTTTCAATGCATCTTCGAAAACGGTTACTTCTTTATCCAAAACTGCCAATGCACAGAGACTTTTTCCCCTGTTGGCTTCTTTGGCTTTTCCCATTCCTATATTTGCTTTAAAAAATACAGATTCTGCATCTACCAAAGAAAGGAGGGAAATAGGTACATTGAATATTTGTGTCGCCAGTCTGGCGATTCCGTCGAAACTTTCTTCTGAAGGAGAATCAGTAATTCTGTAGCGTTTTAGGGCTTCAAGGCGGTCTGCCTCATTTTCGGGCACGATGTTTATGCCAAAGGTATTCTCAATCATTCTGACCGTATTACAGTTGGAGTAAAGGTAAATCTTAAATTACCAATAACCAAGACTTTATTTTAAGCTGTTTTTTTATGTTAAATTTAGAATGATGATCGATACTCAATTTTTCATCTATTAAATCCATTTTTTTTAATTAAATGATAATTCTATTTAATAATCATTTAAATTAAAGCAAATTTGAAATTTTGAAAATCTTTTATGCTATGGGCATAGTATTTGGTTTATGAAATTATCTGAAGATAAGAATGATGAATATTTTAACTTTCTTATTTTGGAAATAGTGTTAATAAAATAGCTAAGAATTGGAAACATCACATAACGCCCGCCCCGATCATCGGAGTAACTTAGGGACTCATCTTGATCTTTATCTTAAAGCACTCAATTCTGCCAATTCGGGTATTATCATTACTGACAATATGCAACCAGACAATCCGATTATCTATTGCAATAAAGCATTTGAAACGATTAGCGGTTACAGACATAACGAAATCATCGGTCACAACTGTCGGTTTCTGCAATTACAAGACAGAATGCAGCCTGAAAGAAATGAGCTTAGAGAAGCTATAAAAAATGGAAAAGAATGCAGAGTTGAAATCAGAAATTACAGGAAAAACGGTAAATTATTCTGGAATGAATTGTTTGTCTCCCCGGTTAAAAATGACAAAGATGAAATTACACATTTCATAGGAGTTCAAAATGACATTACCGACCGTAAAAAAGCTGAACATGAACTGAGAGAAGAAAAAGCTTCGGTAGAAAGAAAAATTATGGACAGAACGAAAGAGCTGGTTGATAATGAAATTTTTCTTTCAAGTATTATCCAGACAGTCAGAGAGAGCTTATTGGTTCTAGATGCAAATTACAAGGTTCTAAGTGCCAACAGTCATTTTTTACATACCTTTAAAGTAACTTCAGAAGATACGGTAGGAGTATTATTATTTGAGCTCGGAAACCACCAATGGGATATCGATCCGCTTAGAGAACTTTTACTAAAAATATTACCAACAAACAATCCTGTGATTGATTTTGAAGTAGAGCACGATTTCCCGCATATTGGTAAAAAGATTATGCTGCTGAATGCCTATCGAATAGAGTTTGAGGGTCAGTATAAAGACAGAATTCTGATTGCCATCGAAGATATTACAGAAAAAAGAGAAACAGATCGCCGCAAAGACGATTTTCTTTCTATCGCAAGCCATGAACTAAAGACTCCTTTAACTACTATTAAAGGTCTTGTGCAGCTTCTTCAAAGAATGCCACCTGAAGGTTCATCAGATAAATACATATCAACACTTGATAAAGTGGGAACTTATGTAGACAGGCTCAATAATTTGATTACAGAACTTTTAGATACCTCAAAAATACAGTCAGGGAATATAGAACTACACAATGAGCCATTTGATGTTAATAAAACCATTCAGGATACAGTAGAAAATTTGTCTTTCGCAACTCCGGATTATAATATTATCTTGTCTGGCAATGCGGAAGCCGTAATTTTAGGTGACGAACTTCAAATTTCGCAGGTGATAAATAATTTAATTTCCAATGCGATTAAATATTCTCCGGGTTCTGATAAAATTGAAGTTTATTTAAATAAAGTCGGAGATTTTGTGAAAATATCTGTCACTGATTACGGAATGGGAATCAGTCCGCAGGATAAAGCCAAAATTTTTGAGAGATTCTTCAGAGCTAGAGATATACAGAAAAAATTTCCAGGTTTAGGAATTGGTCTTTATATTTCTCACGAAATTATTGCCAATCACAAAGGAACGCTTTGGGTAGAAAGTGAAATAGGTAAAGGATCAACTTTTAGCTTTACATTACCAATCATGAAAGATGAAAATAATGAACAATAAAAAAATAATGGTCTGTGATGATGACCAAGGAATATTGGATGTTCTGCAAATGTTGCTGGAGTCTGAAGGGTATGAGGTTTTCACTGAAATCAACAGTACAAATCTGATTAAAGAGATAAAAACTGAACTTCCGGATTTGCTTTTATTGGATCTCTGGATGCCTGTTTTATCAGGAGATCAGGTTCTAAAAGCCATCAGAGCAACAGAAGAATTTGAGCATCTGCCGGTGATTGTACTTTCTGCAAGCGTAGACGGCAGCAGTATTGCCGGTAATGCGGGGGCTACAGATTTTGTTCCGAAACCTTTTGATATGGATGATCTTATTGCTAAGATTAGAGGGTTGCTGCCTTACTCGGATGAGGTTGATACGAAACTGGATTTGACTATATAATTATTTTTTTTATCATTTGACATGAAATCATTGTGAATATACAAACCATCAATTCAAAAACTCACTCGTATTAATCCTCATACAATATTCGCTCCCAAGATAAAGCGGATCACCATGCTTTTCAGACCAAAAACCATCCAAAATATCTTTTGATAGACAACGGTAAACAGCAGTTCCTTTGTAGATTTTCTGATCTTGACCTTCATACTGAAAGTTGATTACTAAAATCTGATCTTTAAAGAAACCTGTACCATTTTGTTCGTGTTCACCGATCATCCATTGAGCAATGATTCGGTTGTTTTCATCAAGAGAAAGAGTCAGTATTCCGTGATAGGAAATATGATCCGATTCTTCTTGATTACTCCCCTGAATAGAGTAGCTGCCTGCCAAATCCTGTACTGTCATTGATTTAATTTTTATGGATAACAAATGTAGAAACTTTTATACTGTTGAAATTATAATTTCGATTGCTTTCTGATATTTATTTTTGTTTTAGATTTGCGGTAATGTTCTACCTACTTTTAATAATCAATCTGATCACTTTCATAACCTTTGCCTTTGATAAATGGAAAGCGACCCAGCACAGAAGAAGAATATCAGAATTTTCTTTGCTAACCTTAACGTTTATTGGAGGGACAGTGGGAGCAGTCGTTGCAATGCTGGTTTTCAGACATAAGGTTTCAAAGAAAAGCTTTTTGCTAAAACTGTGCGGAATTATTGTACTGCAGATTATTATTTTTATTGGATACCGGAACTGGGGTGTGGGAAGTTTTGAGTAGATTGAAAATCAGGAAGCTGACAACCAAAAACTGACAACCAACAACGAATTTAACACTTTTTAAATACCACATCACCAAGTCACGGCATTATATTTTCTTAGTCATTAGCATATAACACCAAAAAAATAAAATAATATGTCAAAGAAAATTGCAATCTTAGCAACACACGGATTTGAAGAAAGCGAATTAAAATCTCCCAAAGAACATTTAGAACAACAGGGTTGGACAGCACACATCGTAAGTCCAAAGGCTGGAACCATCAAAGCATGGGCAGAAAAAGATTGGGGACAAGAATACAACGTCGACAAAACTTTAGATGAGGTTTCTGCCTCAGAATATGACGCCTTGGTACTTCCGGGAGGAGTTATCAATCCGGATCAGTTAAGAACAAACGAAAAAGCTTTGTCTTTTGTTCAGGATTTTTTCAAACAACACAAACCGGTCGCTGCCATCTGTCACGGGCCGCAAATTTTGATTAATGCAGGTGCTGTTGAAGGCAGAAATCTAACTTCTGTAGATTCCATTAGTATCGACCTTAAAAATGCAGGCGCACAATGGGAAGACAGTGAAGTAGTGGTAGACAATGGTTTGGTTACAAGCCGTACTCCCGAAGATCTTCCTGCCTTTAACGCAAAAATGGTGGAAGAAATTAATGAAGGGCAGCATGAAGATCAGAATTTGTAATATTTTCTAGGTTCTTTTGCCTTGATGCAAAATGAATAAGACGTAAAATAATCTCAGCAAAATAAAATAAAGACGGAAAGCTTCTGATAAAATTTAAAGTTTTATTAGGAGCTTTTCCCGCTTTCCACTATATATTTTGTTCCGCTTTGCTGCACAAAAGGATGCCGTTTCAATCGGGGCTAGGATTTTCGTTGTTCATTAAATATTTTAGAATATATTTACAACTGTTTAAGTTTTAAAAAGAACCATGAAAAAAGTAACAGTTAATTTAATCATTGGAGCCGGATTAGTTTTAGGAACGGCAGCCTTATTTGGACAAAAATCTTTAAACACAATTACTCTAATTCATTTAATTGAAAAAAACGAAGGAACTGGTGTTGAAGGCACATGGAAAATCTATAAAATAGATGGAAAAGTTGTTAAGAATGAACTAACAAAAACATTTGCAGCCAACGGAGTATTGACTACTAAAATGTACAACGGTACTAAAAAGACAAAATGGAAGATCGAAGATGGAAAGCTTTGTGTAAATGAAGTTGGTGATGAGTTCCAATGTTGCGAATATAAAGTAACAAAAACTACCCTTACATACACTATTGAAGGGATGGAGTTAAGTTTCATTCGTAAATGATAAATTCTGCTAAACAAATTTTAAAATAAAAATCCCCGACACTTACTAAGTAACGGGGATTTGCTGTTAATATGGGTAGTATCTCACTAACTGTGTAAGTTAAAAAGTTATTCTGTAAAATTTTGAGCCCTTATAGCTCAAAAAATTTTACGGAAATAACTTTTTATTATTTTTAACCATTACATAGTTATGATCGACAAAGAAGATTTACTAAACAATAAGGATTTCTACAAATCCTTTAAGAACGGGGAAGATTTAACCTCATTCTTTAAAGAGCTGCACAAAAAAGCAGTAGAACATATGTTGGATGCTGAACTTGACAGCCATCTGGATAATTCAAAACACGAAAAAACCATTAATGGAAACTATCGGAACGGACACGCAACCAAGAGGATAAAGTCCTCATTCGGCGAATCAGAAATAAAAGTTCCCAGAGATAGGGAAGGCAGTTTTGAACCAGCATTAGTTCCAAAGAGACACAATATCATCGATGGTTTGGAGAACATTATCATCTCATTTTATGCTAAAGGGATGAGTGTAAGTGATATTGAAGAGCAAATCAAAGAAATGTATGATTTTGACGTTTCGACTTCCACCATCTCACGAATCACCAATGCTGTTGCCAGCGAAGTGGTTGCCTGGCAGAACCGACCATTGGATGAAGTATATCTGATTGTCTGGATGGACGGGATTGTTTTCAAGGTTCGTGAAAACTCCAAGGTCATCAACAAAACCATTTATTTAGCCGTAGGACTCAATCGTGAAGGTAAAAAAGAAGTTCTCGGGATGTGGCTCGGAAAGAACGAAAGCTCCAGCTTTTGGATGAATGTTCTGACCGATTTAAAAGCTCGTGGCGTAGAAGATATTCTCATCACTGCTACCGATAATCTGAATGGATTTACCCAGACCATTCGCTCGGTTTTTCCGCAATCTCAAACCCAAATCTGCGTAGTTCACCAAATTAGAAATGCATGTAAATATGTTGTCTGGAAAGATAGGAAAGAATTTTCTGCAGATATGAAACACATTTATACTGCCCCCACAAAAGAAGCGGCAAAAGCAGCTTTGGACGACTTTGCAACCAAATGGGAAAGTAAATATCTCTATGCAATACAATCCTGGAGAACTCATTGGGACGAATTAACCGTCTTTTTTGAGTTTCCAATCGAGATTAGAAAAATAATTTACACGACCAATTTAATTGAAAATCTAAACGGGAAAATCCGAAAATACACCAAAAACAAAATGTCTTTCCCTACAGATGATGCAGTTATAAAATCTGTTTATTTAGCATTGAAAGAAGCAACTAAAAAATGGACCATGCCCATCCAAAATTGGGGATTGATTTTAAACCAATTTATGCTTATTTTTGAAAATAGGCTCAGATTATAAATCTAAGCCCTAACTTTTTAATTTACACACTTAATGGGACAGTGTCTTAATATGATTAAATTATTGTAGGGTAAATTTAACTTTCGTTTTAATAGCATCAGAAGAATTTCCGATTTGTGCTTCAAAATCTCCGGGTTCTGCAACCCAGTCGTGTTTTTGTACATCAAAATAGCTTAACGCCGATTTGTCGATTGTGAAAGTCACTTCTTTTTGTTCACCAGGATTTAAAAATACTTTTTCAAAACCTTTCAACTCCTTTGCAGGACGTTCAACAGATGATTTTACGTCGGTGATGTATAGCTGAGCCACTTCAGCTCCTGCTTTTTTACCTGTGTTTTTTACAGTAACCGTGAACGTGATTTTATCGTCCTGATTCATCGTTGATTTGTCTGCTTTTGCTTTTCCGAACTCAAAAGTGGTGTAGCTTAAACCATGACCGAAGCTGAATAATGGTTTGATCTTTTTCGTGTCATGCCAACGGTAACCCACGAAAATTCCTTCGTTATATTTGATGTTGATCGGGTTTTTCTGATCTTTACCTTTTCCGGCTGCCAATTCTTCTTTATTTCCGGGATATTCTCCCATTGTATGAGCTGAGTTGTCCTCCAGCTTTACAGGAAATGTAAATGGAAGTTTTCCTGAAGGATTCGCATCACCCGATAAAACAGAAGCGATAGAATTTCCGGCTTCAGAACCTAAGTACCAGCCTTGAACGATAGAAGGAACTTCTTTAATCCACGGCATGGCTACTGCATTTCCGCTTACTAAAACTACAGTGAAATTCTTATTTGCTTTTGCTAAAGCGGAAATCACGTTGTCCTGATTATACGGAAGTCCGTAACTTTTTCTGTCATTTCCTTCACTGTCCTGAAAGTCAGATTTGTTTAATCCGCCTACGAAAATCACATAATCTGATTTTTTAGCGAGTTCAACCGCTTCATTCAGTAATTCTTCTGGTGAACGGCTGTCTTTCAAATCCTGACCAGACTTTACACCATTGTATTCACCTCCAACATCTCCAACATAACCTCTTGCAAACTGTACATCAGAGTTTTTTCCAAATTTAGCTTTGATTCCGTCTAAAGGTAAAGTTTCATATTTTACTTTTAAAGAAGATGAACCACCGCCGACAGTCATTACCTTGATAGCATTTTCACCGATAACGGCAATTTTTTTAGCTTTATTGATGTCTATAGGAAGTACGTTTCCTTGATTTTTCAACAAAACAATTCCTTCTTCACCGATTTCTTTTGCAACAGCTTTATGTTCGTCAGAAGCAATGTTTCCAAAAGGTTTTTTGGTGTTCATCGTGGTTTTATAAGCTAAACGTAAAAGTCTTGTCACCTTATCGTCAAGCTCTGCAGTTCCTACTTTTCCTGATTTAATTAAATCTAAATAGGGTTTTGCTAAATAATAATTATCATAAGCATTTCTTGTTCCGGCAGAAAGTCCGTTTGTCCAGCTTCCGAATTCTACGTCTAATCCGTTGTGAATTGCCTGTTCGGTATTGTTTACTGCACCCCAATCAGAAACCACCACGCCTTTGTATTTCCATTCTCCTTTAAGAATATCATTTAAAAGATATTTGTTCTGGCTCGCGTACTGATTTTTGTACATGTCATAAGCGCCCATAATCGTCCAAGAATCTCCCTCAGTCACCGCTGCTTTAAAGGGCGGAAGGTAAATTTCATACAAAGCTCTGTCATCCACAATTACGTTGCTCGTATGACGGAACATTTCCTGATTGTTTAAGGCAAAATGTTTCACAGAAGTGGCCACTCCGTTAGACTGCACTCCCTGAATGTACGGAACGACCATTTTGGAAGTCAGATAAGGATCTTCACCCATGTATTCGAAGTTTCTTCCGTTCAAAGGTGTTCTGTAAATGTTAACTCCGGGTCCTAAAAGGATGTCTTTCTTTCTGTATCTTGCTTCTTCACCTAATGCTTTACCGTAGTTCCATGACATTTTTTTGTTCCATGTTGCGGATAAAGCTGTTAGAGCAGGGTAGGCGATAATGGAGTCGTTGGTCCATCCGGCCTGATCCCATTCATCCCACATTACTTCTGGGCGAACTCCATGCGGACCGTCGGTTGTCCAGAATTCAGGAATTCCCAATCTTGGAACTCCTGGCGAACTGAACTTTGATTGTGCATGAAGCATGGCCACTTTTTCTTCAAGTGTCATTCTGGAAAGCGCATCCTGAATTCGCTGTTCAACAGGTTTAGATTCGTCTAAGTAAACAGGCGTTGTATTGGTTTGAGCCATTGCAGAAGCAGATATTAGCGTAAACAAACTTAAGAGTACAGTTTTCTTCAACATAAAAAACTTTTTATTTGATTACTTACAAAAGTAGGTAAAATAATTATTATCTCAAATTGAGAAAATAAGTTTTTGGAAAAATGGTTATTTTTAACCAATACACTGTGATTAATTGTAGAGTTAATTTTAAATATTTAAAAGTTTAAAATGTGAAAAATTCATCTCGCAGATAATACAGATTTAGCAGATTAATAAAAGCATAAAATAAAATCTGCTTAATTAGCTTAATCAGCGAGATAAATTTTTAATTATTTAGTGAAATAAAAATAATTTTAAAATAAAAACATCGCTTCGAAGGCAAAGGTTTTTCCGAAACGATGTTATAATAATAGTATCTTTTGCGAGTTCAGAGTTTAAAATTTAGAGGTGTTTAACTATCTCGTCTTTTTGCTTTCGCAAAAATCCACTCCTTTAGAGAAGGGGAATTTAAAAACCATCAACCAACAACCAAAACTACCATCCTTTTACAGCACCACCTTTAAAAATTTCTTCAGCTTTGTCTTCCACTTCTTTAGACTGATATGCTTTTAAAAAGTTCTTCACTTTTTCATCATTTTTATTGTCTTCTCGTGAAACCACAACATTCATATAAGGAGAATCTTTGTCTTCTTTAAAAATTCCGTTTTTGTTGGCGTCTAATCCGGCTTGTGCTGCAAAATTATTGTTAATGATAGCGATTACGACTTCTTTATCATCCAGAACCCTTGGAAGTTGAGGTGCTTCTATTTCGAGAATCTTCAGCTGCTTTGGGTTTTCAGTAATGTCGGTTACTTTAGGCAATAATCCGATTCCGTCTTTTAATTTTAACAATCCATTTTTCTGTAAAAGAAGAAGAGAACGACCGCCGTTGGTTGGGTCATTGGGAATCACAATCGTGCTTCCATTTTGTAATTCAGAGATGCTTTTTATCTTTTTTGAATAGGCAACAATCGGATAAACAAATGTGTTTCCGATTACAGCTAATTTATAACCTCGCTGTTTCGACTGTTCGTTAAGATAAGGAACGTGTTGAAAAGCGTTGGCATCGATGTCACCATTATTCAAAGCCTCGTTGGGAACTACATAATCGTTGAATGAAACCAGTTCCACCTCAAGATTATATTTTTCTTTGGCTACTTTTTTGGCAGTTTCTGCAATCTCTTGTTCAGGACCGGAAGTTATCCCGACTTTAATGAAATTAGGATCATCTTTTTTTGGAGAATTACACGCTCCGAATAAGAGCAATCCAGCTGCTAAACTTAGAATTTTTATTTTTTTCATTGTAAATTATTTTTTATTTTAAAAGTTGGGTGTTGGATGATGGGAGCTGGATGTTTATTCAGTAATATTGAATAATGAGAAATTATAAATTAGATATCTCTCTATTTTTGAAATTTTATAAATCTGTTCTCGTTGCTACAAACTCTAAAACTCTAAAACTCTAAAACACTCCCACTCAACTCAACGATGATCAAACCTCTTCGCTAAGCGGTCGCCCGAAAACTGAATGATAAACACCAAAGCTACCAGCAAGCCAAGCACAAGATTCATAATCAAAGCGTCATAGCCAATATATCCGTACTGATACCCGATTTGTCCCAATCCACCGGCTCCGACAGCTCCACCCATTGCGGAATATCCGACCAAAGTGATGAGAGTGATCGTCGCATTATTAATGAGTGAAGGCAAAGCTTCTGGCAACAGTACTTTTTTGATAATTTGAAACGGTGTTGCTCCTAATGCTCTCGCAGTTTCAATCAAACCATTTGGAATTTCCAAAAGACTGTTTTCAACTAATCTTGCAATAAACGGTGCAGCACCAATACTTAAAGGAACCAATGCTGCATTCATTCCGATGGAAGTTCCTACCAGAGATCTTGTGAAAGGAATCATCCAGACAATCAGAATAATAAAAGGAATCGACCTGAAAATATTAATCAAAACCGACAGGATTCTATTGTAAATTGTATTTTCTAAAAGCTGCCCTTTTCGGGTGACAAAAAGTAGAATTCCAACAGGAAGACCAAGCACGAAACCGAAAAATCCTGATACAAAAGTCATATAAACGGTTTCCCAGACTCCTTTTGAAAGAAGTGAAAGTACAGTGTCACTAAGCATAACCTTTTAAAGTATTTTGAATGTTATTCTGATTAAAATAATAGATGGCTTTTTGGTTTTCTTCGCTTTCACCTTTCAGGTGCAGGAGAAGTTTCCCAAAATTGGAATCTCCCAAATATTCTACATCAGCTTTCAGAAGTTTGTATGGAATTTTATATTGATCGTAAATGATTGAAAGCAGTTCTTCAACGCTTATTTTTTCGTTTAATTCGATTTCAACCAAAGGAAAAAGTCCGGCTTGCGGCTCTTTCTGTAGTTTTTTGTTGAGTTCTTGCGGTATAGTCATAACACCTGAGTTTAAAAATTGTTTTATGATGGGATTTTCTTTGTTAGAAATAATTTCGCTCAAAGTCCCTTTTGTTACTAATTGTCCTTTATCGATTACGGCAACGTGGTTACAGATCGCTTTGATGACTTCCATTTCGTGAGTGATCAATAAAATCGTGATCCCCAAACGGTGGTTGATGTCTCTCAACAACTGCAAAATAGATTCCGTGGTTGCCGGATCGAGCGCGCTTGTCGCTTCGTCGCAGAGTAGGAGATAAGGATCATTGGCTAAAGCTCTCGCAATGGCAACCCTTTGTTTTTGTCCACCAGATAAACTTTTAGGATAATCATGAGCTTTATCTTCCAAACCGACGATTTTTAAAAGTTCGCTGACCTTTTCACGGATTTTGTCTTTACTTAAATTGTCCAATTCCAGAGGAAGTGCGATATTTTCAAAAACTGTTCTCGATGAAAGCAGATTGAAATGTTGGAAAATCATTCCGATTTTTTTACGCTCTTTTGCGAGTTGTCTTGATTTTAATTTGGTGAAATCGGTTCCGTTGATGATGATTTGTCCGTTATCAGGTCTTTCCAAAAGATTGACGGTGCGGATTAATGTGCTTTTTCCGGCTCCCGAAAATCCGATGATTCCTACGATATCGCCTTTCTCAATGCTGAGATTGACATCATCTAAAGCTTTAAAAGACTGTTTTTTCTGATGAAAAGTCTTTGTTATGTTTTTGATTTCTATCATTTTTTGAATTGTTATTAAATAAAAAAGGCTTTACAACGTGGTAAAGCCTTTAAAAATATGTCATAATAAAAGTAAGGTCATCCACTAAAATTCACATATAAAGGCATACAGCATTGCATCATCATACTATTGATGTTGATCATTTTCATTGAATTGTATCTGAATTTTGTTTTCATTTTCATTTCCAAACCTGATTACGGGTGCAAATATAAAACATATATTTTTATTAGTCTACTAAAAAAGTAGACTTTATTTAGTTTGAATTTTATTCTTTAGTTTAATGTTCTTTAAATCATGTTGTTATGTTTTAGTTTTGTTATGCTGATTTTAATCATGTTTACTTTTAAAATTGTTTTTCTGCAGAAAAATACTATTTTAGGTTTATGAAAATTCAAATCATCAGCGATTTGCATCAGGAATTCGGCTCTTCTGATTTATCTTTTGATAACGCAGATGTTGTCGTATTGGCAGGAGACGTCAATCTAGGAACAAAGGGAATTGAGTGGATTA contains:
- a CDS encoding glycoside hydrolase family 3 C-terminal domain-containing protein, with the translated sequence MLKKTVLLSLFTLISASAMAQTNTTPVYLDESKPVEQRIQDALSRMTLEEKVAMLHAQSKFSSPGVPRLGIPEFWTTDGPHGVRPEVMWDEWDQAGWTNDSIIAYPALTALSATWNKKMSWNYGKALGEEARYRKKDILLGPGVNIYRTPLNGRNFEYMGEDPYLTSKMVVPYIQGVQSNGVATSVKHFALNNQEMFRHTSNVIVDDRALYEIYLPPFKAAVTEGDSWTIMGAYDMYKNQYASQNKYLLNDILKGEWKYKGVVVSDWGAVNNTEQAIHNGLDVEFGSWTNGLSAGTRNAYDNYYLAKPYLDLIKSGKVGTAELDDKVTRLLRLAYKTTMNTKKPFGNIASDEHKAVAKEIGEEGIVLLKNQGNVLPIDINKAKKIAVIGENAIKVMTVGGGSSSLKVKYETLPLDGIKAKFGKNSDVQFARGYVGDVGGEYNGVKSGQDLKDSRSPEELLNEAVELAKKSDYVIFVGGLNKSDFQDSEGNDRKSYGLPYNQDNVISALAKANKNFTVVLVSGNAVAMPWIKEVPSIVQGWYLGSEAGNSIASVLSGDANPSGKLPFTFPVKLEDNSAHTMGEYPGNKEELAAGKGKDQKNPINIKYNEGIFVGYRWHDTKKIKPLFSFGHGLSYTTFEFGKAKADKSTMNQDDKITFTVTVKNTGKKAGAEVAQLYITDVKSSVERPAKELKGFEKVFLNPGEQKEVTFTIDKSALSYFDVQKHDWVAEPGDFEAQIGNSSDAIKTKVKFTLQ
- the metQ gene encoding methionine ABC transporter substrate-binding lipoprotein MetQ; translated protein: MKKIKILSLAAGLLLFGACNSPKKDDPNFIKVGITSGPEQEIAETAKKVAKEKYNLEVELVSFNDYVVPNEALNNGDIDANAFQHVPYLNEQSKQRGYKLAVIGNTFVYPIVAYSKKIKSISELQNGSTIVIPNDPTNGGRSLLLLQKNGLLKLKDGIGLLPKVTDITENPKQLKILEIEAPQLPRVLDDKEVVIAIINNNFAAQAGLDANKNGIFKEDKDSPYMNVVVSREDNKNDEKVKNFLKAYQSKEVEDKAEEIFKGGAVKGW
- the metI gene encoding methionine ABC transporter permease MetI, encoding MLSDTVLSLLSKGVWETVYMTFVSGFFGFVLGLPVGILLFVTRKGQLLENTIYNRILSVLINIFRSIPFIILIVWMIPFTRSLVGTSIGMNAALVPLSIGAAPFIARLVENSLLEIPNGLIETARALGATPFQIIKKVLLPEALPSLINNATITLITLVGYSAMGGAVGAGGLGQIGYQYGYIGYDALIMNLVLGLLVALVFIIQFSGDRLAKRFDHR
- a CDS encoding methionine ABC transporter ATP-binding protein — its product is MIEIKNITKTFHQKKQSFKALDDVNLSIEKGDIVGIIGFSGAGKSTLIRTVNLLERPDNGQIIINGTDFTKLKSRQLAKERKKIGMIFQHFNLLSSRTVFENIALPLELDNLSKDKIREKVSELLKIVGLEDKAHDYPKSLSGGQKQRVAIARALANDPYLLLCDEATSALDPATTESILQLLRDINHRLGITILLITHEMEVIKAICNHVAVIDKGQLVTKGTLSEIISNKENPIIKQFLNSGVMTIPQELNKKLQKEPQAGLFPLVEIELNEKISVEELLSIIYDQYKIPYKLLKADVEYLGDSNFGKLLLHLKGESEENQKAIYYFNQNNIQNTLKGYA